ACAGGACAGTCCAGCCGGAAAGACAGGCGGGGATGGTGCCACCGGCTCGCCAAATTTCCTATGACGAAGCATCCTAGCTcagcttcgtcttcgtcaGTGATTTCTCAGCATCATCCCTTCTGAACCGGCTCATGATTCACCAGGAAATGCCGATATccgggctggctggctgggtgaCTGGCTGGATTGAGGGCAACTTGGGGctggccgccgccgctcaTCCGTCATGAGGTGGGGCTGTTGCGGGGAGATCCACCCGCTGCACAAAGTTGGGTCTTTCTTTCCTACTTTTGGTCGATCTTTTTGGTTCCTGGCTGGGCTCGGTTCGAAGACACGGAGGCGGGAATAGTTTTCTTGCCGTTTCACTTGAAACTGGGTTGTTGTTCCTTGTCTTTCACTCAGAACAACAGCACCCGAAATTGTCTATCCTTCACCCCAGTCATTACAGTCCTCGAAATGCTTGTTTCCATGAAGAGTCATGCAAATTCTCTATGTCTATTGAGGTGAGACTTCTTTACCAGACATTACTACTATGTATCATGTACACCATTATATGCTGAACCGGCTTAACCctatttctttctctttccctcctccatgGTCAATCAGTCTTCCGACGGAGCCGTTTCacttcgcttcttcttgaacagAAACCCTCCCAAGAACAATAGAATAGGCACACCAGAAACACCAGTCAGCAAGGCCAAAGCCCACGTCATGGTCTTCCAGCCCGCATTCTCCCGGATAAAGCCCGCAAAGAACGGACCAACAATGGTTCCAGCAGCATACGCCGAGTTGAGGATGCCATACGACAAAGCCATGGCACCACCCTTACCGAAGGCATTCGGGTCCTGTGCTTCCTTTTCCGCCACAATGTATGACGCCTCAACCAATAGAGGAGGCATCAACGAGGCTACACAAAAGCCGATAAGGACCAATAATGCGCATAACAACACCTTCTGGCCCATGGAATCGTGCGTGACAAGACGGAGCAGCACCATGAAGGGTATGGTGGTGAACAATGCTCCTGCCGCCATGTAGCGTCGTGCATTCACAAACTTGTCGTTGATCCAGCCGAAGAATGGATCGGAAATATGAGGGACGGACAAAGGCACGAAAATCAGCCCCTGGCCTGTCTGGTCCCAGCCAAAAGTGTCCTCGacgaagagaggaaggacgCTGTCAAATGAAGTCAGGACCACGGAGACGATGAAGTACGCCCAGATGGTGACTATCATGCGCTCTGAAGCGAGAAGAGTAAGCACAGCGCTTCTGGTCTTTTTGGGGCTCGCGTGTCCAGAGGTTTCGACAGCCTGCTGTCCGACTGAAACCGGGTCATCTGACTTATCATCAGATGCACCAGCGGGCAAAGGATCAGTAGCATCTTCGATATCAGAGCACTTCTCTGTGGTTTCAGACGGCGAAATATCCGGACcttgttccttctcctgttGCAACCACTTCACAGCATGCTTCTTCTCAATCATGACCAGCCGCAAAACAATATCCACACCGACGAGAGCAAATGCCAGGGCAAAGACGGCATAGTATCCGCCACGGGCGTAAGTAACACCACCAAGAAGTGGCCCACCCATGATTCCAAAGGTCATACCCATGCCGATATAGCCCATTGCCTGCCCAAGGCCATCTTTTCCCACCGTGTCGACCAGCAACGCGGCTCCGACCGTCCATACAACCGCTGCAGATGCGCCCTGGAAGATGCGGCCAATGATCCAGAGACTAAGGTGAGTCCCTACGCAGAGTAGAGCCGTGGAAGCGCCTATTGCCAGCAATCCGACAATGAGTGGCCACCATCGAGACTCAAAGCGGTCGGCGATGTAGCCCGCAACGGCTTGGTATCACAGTCCGTTAGCATGAACATTCCTTAAACCGATATTGCAAGGGTTGATACTCACGCGATGCTGCTAACAGCGCTGCGCCATACAATGCTAACAAGATAGACGTCCATGATTGTTCTATCCGATGTTATAATCAGCATCAACCCACCATCGATAGAACATAAAATGGTCAACTCACCCTGATCAACAGACATCCCAACCCTCTCATGTAAAGCGGTAGGAGCCACGGGAACAATCTACGATTGACTTCAACATCAGTAATCTAAACCCAGACATAACAAATCCAATGGTACACTCAATCCACATACCAGTCCATAAAGTAAAACATCCTATCCAGCATCCGGTAGTTAGCACGTGGGTCAAGACACCAAGCCAAActaagtaaaaaaaaagcaaagcaaagcatacCGTGAAGACAGCAAAAACCACCACGAAGATAATAAACGCATTAGATGACCTCCACTTCAAGAATACCGGTGGCTTGGTGTCATTCTGCCCTGGCACTAAGCCACGCAGATTCCAGGTCATGTTATAAGGCTGTAGTGTATGTACTAGTACGGCTTGGATGGGATTGGGTCGTTCCGTAACATCGGGGCCGACTGACTTTCTGCAATGCTTCGGGCGGGTGTGTGGCTTTTGACAGAAGGTTTTGGCGTAAATGCAGATCAGAACGATTACTTAAGATCAGGGAGCTAGATAGGATTTATCATTTGTATCAGGAATGGAGGTCTAGTTATACGTGTATGAGCGAGTGGCCGATCAGGGTCAAATCCTGTTGCTATGTGATCGGCTCGGCGCCCGCGGGGCCCGAGCACAGTCTTATCGATGGGTCACAGGCTCATTAGTGGCACGGCATGAAATATTTACAGATTACTGCGGAGATGAGTGGTTGTATACTGCTGGTTCGGgaatataaaagtaatattggTGACCAATTGTTTAAGTTATTGAATTTTCGTGACTCATGGCATAATGCTGCCTTATGGGGGCTACTGCAGGTTTCATATTCGCCACCATCTTCATAGCTTGTACATCTCGCTGCGGCTGCGCACCCCATCAAAAATGCAAGTGTTATCCAAAGGCACATACTGCCTGGTAATTACTTTCAGCGCCTCCTGCGCGACTAATCCTCCGGTGAGCGAGGAGATGTTGTGTAATTCACCGCCTTGCGTCCTCCGTAGCTCCTGTGCCGCTTGTAGAATTCGCTCCCTTGCGTCTCCGTCCTCAATAGTGGATGCACCTTCAGGTTGAAACGCACCAAGGATGTGGTCTATGGCAGAGCCCCacaccttctcatcatccaaggccTCCTCTGATATCTTGCCCGCTTGGATGTCGGTGATTATATCATCCAGGGCCTGGAAGGCAAGGAAGGTCGGCACAAGGGAGTCTGGAATATCAATGTTGTTCCGAATCGCCTTTAGAGTAGTtgcctccccatccactaTCGGAATATCGCGGCCATGGATAACCTTGATGTGAGCCGCATTCTTGCAGAAGACCTCAATATCCTTGTCCGAAGCTGGGGCCGGGCGTGGTCCAAGCTGTGCTTCAAGGCTTCGGACGATCTGGGTAACTTCTTCTATGTCCTTGCGAGCCTTTGACTTGTAGATGTTCTGAAGAGAAACATAGTCGGCTGATTGAGCCTTCATATCGGGTAGAGAGCCCGGTAAAGGAAGTACACTGTGTCTCTGGTAGTATTCACGGATGGCCGCCGCGATAATCCAGAAGTTGGCCGAGTCCGGGGCTGGGTGCTTGCATTCCTCCATCTCGAAGATCTCACGAAGGGAACTGCGCAAGCTGAATGGGTTCAAGGTCTTCAAAACTGCGGCAACAGCCTCATCATAGttttcctctccaccttctgggttgcttgttcttgcaCTCGACCGCACCAGCTCCCTGAATTCTGATTTCTCTTTGTAGTTCGATGGTACCTGGCCATCATGCGCTTCTTTCCACTGCTCTaggtgatgcagaagaagcaaaatgTACGGGACATGGCCATGCTGGTGATCATCCAGGCTGTCCAGGTTGCGAATGCTAGCACCGGCCGCTGCCAGCTCAGGCCACGGGTTTAGGAGACGGAGATCCTGTGTGCTTTCAGGATTTGGGTGTGTCTCTACTATAGGGAATGCAGCCGGGAgctggagagagaaagtggAATAGAATCCAACCGAGCGTGTGTAAATTACTGGGATGCCAAACTCTTTAGCAGCCTTGCAAATGGCCTCCAAAGAAGGGCGTTTTACCGGTCCAGACACCAAGACCAGCTTGTGCTGCGGAAGAAACTCAGGGTCCTTCAGCAGTTCTGAGATTGACTTGTGCTCAGTCTTCGTTAGCTCTGCAACAGGATCGAGCAGTTGGGGTGGATGAAGTCACCTTAGTATAGAAGCTTCCATCTACGTCCGGGTTTAGTTCTCGTAGCAATCGACAGGTCTCCTCGGCTCGGGACTTGCCCaagctctcttcttccaagaaAAAGTTGACCCCGAGGTCCGGCTCGGTGACAACTGCAGGGTCCACAATCGTGAAACCTCCGACTCCAGGAAGTACAAGGTTCTTAAGGGTTTCCACGCCGACTACACCGGATACACCCGTGTTGTGCTTGCCCCAGGGTTCGTCAGAGTTGACGAGAAGCACGCGGGACTCTTCTAGAGCTTGCTGTCCACTTGCTGCCCACAAGCGCAATTGGCGATCATATTTCCTCTCTTTCGAGGACGGTCCAACCAAAGCACTCGGGAAGGCCTCTGCCATGAGGGGCTAaagcggagaagagacggagATAGACAAAGACAAGTTGGATCGAAAGAGGGGGGATCAACAAGCTGGAATAATGTTCCAGTGACAATCCCTggttggaagaagatggagcaACACGAGCACAAGCACCCGAATGGACCGATGACTAGTTGAAGTATTGATATTCCGATCAAGTAAGAGCGATGGAATCCATATGTTGGCTGCAGTCACATGATCGATGCAATGCACGGACCCACCAGAGCTGCTGGTGGCCTTGATGCCTgtatgcctgaggctgcCAATGCTATGACGACACAAACCCCGCCGGAGGAAAAGACGCCGAACATACATTCAGTCAACTCCGGAATTACCGCTGAATGCTGCATTTATCAGACGGATCTACTCTGTAAGCGGATGATTATAAGCTGTCAAGATCTCAATTGCTATGCCATGAGATTCGCACTTCCGCGTGGCTGTCTGTCATCCCTGTAAGTGGTCCAATCCTTTTGCTGGAAACTTTCTTTGGGCTTGTCGCATCTCCCCCCACCGCGGGCATCCACTACATTTGACGGTTCCTCCCCGAATTTGCAGGGGCTCGATTCGAGGGTTTCTTGTCCCCGGAATAGTCCGCCTACTAATCTTAAAACAACAGACCCCGGCTCGGCAGtttcccctcatcttctATCTATTCTCGTGTTCGTCTCTGCTTACGACCAGATCGCCTGTCTCCTCCCGTTGtgcccctcctctccgtTCCCAACGCTACCTTTCGCCGTcattccaccatggccagcgTCGTCGAAGCCGCAAAGCGCGCTGCCGGTAAGGCTGCCGTCGAGAACCACTACCCCAAGGATGCCAAATACGTCGGCATTGGCAGTGGTTCGACCATTGTCTATGTGGTCGAGGCCATCAAGGAGTCCGGAATAGACACCTCCGCCACCAAATATGTCCCCACCGGCTTCCAGTCCAAGCAGCTGATTGTCGGCGCTGGTCTGACCGCGGTGGACTTTGATGCCCTCCCCGAAGGCACGGTTCTGGATGTTGCCTTCGATGGTGCCGATGAGGTTGACGATGAGCTGAACCTGATcaagggtggtggtgcttgtctcttccaggagaagatcgTGGCTCTTCAGGCCAAGGAATTCATCTGTGTGGCTGGTGAGTACATTATACGCCGATCGATAGAGTCTGGAGGGGAATACGCACTAACTTCCCGTTGATAGACTCCCGCAAGCTCCAATCCCGCCTGCTCACCGGCTGGAAGTACATCCCCATCGAAGTCGCTCCTATCGCGGCCCGTCGCGTTCTCGGTGCTCTTAAGGAAATTGGCAGCATTGACCCCGCTATCCGCGTGAACTCCGATGCCAAGCAAGGCCCATTGAAGACCGACCAGGCCTTCTACATTATCGACGCTCCCTTCAAGACTCTGCTGACCCAGGCAGACGTGGCTGCTGGAAAGGACGGCAGTGGCAAGGACGGCGTGTGGGAGGTCCACGCCCTCTCTCAAGCCATCAAGCAGATTCCCGGTGTTCTCGACGTGGGTATCTTCTCTGGCGTGACGGGTCCTCAGGCGCAGGCGCTCGGTGGTGTCGGAGGCCAG
The window above is part of the Aspergillus luchuensis IFO 4308 DNA, chromosome 8, nearly complete sequence genome. Proteins encoded here:
- a CDS encoding MFS transporter (COG:U;~EggNog:ENOG410PJXX;~InterPro:IPR020846,IPR001958,IPR011701,IPR036259;~PFAM:PF07690;~TransMembrane:11 (i29-52o72-93i100-125o131-149i161-181o187-208i296-317o355-374i386-407o432-455i467-489o);~go_function: GO:0022857 - transmembrane transporter activity [Evidence IEA];~go_process: GO:0055085 - transmembrane transport [Evidence IEA]), which codes for MTWNLRGLVPGQNDTKPPVFLKWRSSNAFIIFVVVFAVFTDVLLYGLIVPVAPTALHERVGMSVDQEQSWTSILLALYGAALLAASPVAGYIADRFESRWWPLIVGLLAIGASTALLCVGTHLSLWIIGRIFQGASAAVVWTVGAALLVDTVGKDGLGQAMGYIGMGMTFGIMGGPLLGGVTYARGGYYAVFALAFALVGVDIVLRLVMIEKKHAVKWLQQEKEQGPDISPSETTEKCSDIEDATDPLPAGASDDKSDDPVSVGQQAVETSGHASPKKTRSAVLTLLASERMIVTIWAYFIVSVVLTSFDSVLPLFVEDTFGWDQTGQGLIFVPLSVPHISDPFFGWINDKFVNARRYMAAGALFTTIPFMVLLRLVTHDSMGQKVLLCALLVLIGFCVASLMPPLLVEASYIVAEKEAQDPNAFGKGGAMALSYGILNSAYAAGTIVGPFFAGFIRENAGWKTMTWALALLTGVSGVPILLFLGGFLFKKKRSETAPSED
- the RKI1 gene encoding ribose-5-phosphate isomerase RKI1 (BUSCO:EOG092641UM;~COG:G;~EggNog:ENOG410PGR7;~InterPro:IPR004788,IPR037171;~PFAM:PF06026;~go_function: GO:0004751 - ribose-5-phosphate isomerase activity [Evidence IEA];~go_process: GO:0009052 - pentose-phosphate shunt, non-oxidative branch [Evidence IEA]); the protein is MHGPTRAAGGLDACMPEAANAMTTQTPPEEKTPNIHSVNSGITAECCIYQTDLLCKRMIISCQDLNCYAMRFALPRGCLSSLPRLGSFPSSSIYSRVRLCLRPDRLSPPVVPLLSVPNATFRRHSTMASVVEAAKRAAGKAAVENHYPKDAKYVGIGSGSTIVYVVEAIKESGIDTSATKYVPTGFQSKQLIVGAGLTAVDFDALPEGTVLDVAFDGADEVDDELNLIKGGGACLFQEKIVALQAKEFICVADSRKLQSRLLTGWKYIPIEVAPIAARRVLGALKEIGSIDPAIRVNSDAKQGPLKTDQAFYIIDAPFKTLLTQADVAAGKDGSGKDGVWEVHALSQAIKQIPGVLDVGIFSGVTGPQAQALGGVGGQKPIAAYFGMPDGSVSVRKAAA
- a CDS encoding NEDD8-activating enzyme E1 regulatory subunit (BUSCO:EOG09261IEV;~COG:O;~EggNog:ENOG410PH8H;~InterPro:IPR035985,IPR000594,IPR030667;~PFAM:PF00899;~go_function: GO:0008641 - ubiquitin-like modifier activating enzyme activity [Evidence IEA];~go_function: GO:0019781 - NEDD8 activating enzyme activity [Evidence IEA];~go_process: GO:0045116 - protein neddylation [Evidence IEA]) — protein: MAEAFPSALVGPSSKERKYDRQLRLWAASGQQALEESRVLLVNSDEPWGKHNTGVSGVVGVETLKNLVLPGVGGFTIVDPAVVTEPDLGVNFFLEEESLGKSRAEETCRLLRELNPDVDGSFYTKSISELLKDPEFLPQHKLVLVSGPVKRPSLEAICKAAKEFGIPVIYTRSVGFYSTFSLQLPAAFPIVETHPNPESTQDLRLLNPWPELAAAGASIRNLDSLDDHQHGHVPYILLLLHHLEQWKEAHDGQVPSNYKEKSEFRELVRSSARTSNPEGGEENYDEAVAAVLKTLNPFSLRSSLREIFEMEECKHPAPDSANFWIIAAAIREYYQRHSVLPLPGSLPDMKAQSADYVSLQNIYKSKARKDIEEVTQIVRSLEAQLGPRPAPASDKDIEVFCKNAAHIKVIHGRDIPIVDGEATTLKAIRNNIDIPDSLVPTFLAFQALDDIITDIQAGKISEEALDDEKVWGSAIDHILGAFQPEGASTIEDGDARERILQAAQELRRTQGGELHNISSLTGGLVAQEALKVITRQYVPLDNTCIFDGVRSRSEMYKL